The following nucleotide sequence is from Candidatus Aminicenantes bacterium.
TCACGACATCAACATCGGCTACCAGAACATGGATAACCTCATCCTGATGCGGGTCAACGGCAGTATCGTCAGGGACATGAAGCACCTGAAAACACTCCTGGAAACCAACGCCGAACCATTCCTGTCCTTTGACTTTGAAGACAGCCGGCAGATCGTTGTGGATCCGGCAGCGGCGCAAAAAGCGATGCCGGATATCCTGGCCAAGTACCGGATTGATTCCCATTGTTCGAAAAATTTGGAGTAACGGGCGGCTGGGGTCCGGCTATTCAAACCACGAAATACACGGAAAAAAGGTGACAGGTATCAGGTGGCAGGACAACCGGCGAGAGGCGAGGGGCGATGGGCGAGTGGTGGGAGCTGCTTAGTCGAAAGTGAAGACGAGGTGACAGGAGGCAGGAGACAGTCTACGGGCGGTTCGCGAACCTCCACTACTTTTTTAACTTCTTACCTCTTCAACTTTTCAACTCTGCAACTCTTCAACTTTGCTATGGCGAGGGGCGAGAGGCTAGTAGAGGAAACCCAGCAACCAGAGGGGGATCGTTTTGCCGTGGCCGTATTCAATGTCGTCCGCCGCGATATAGGCTTGATCAATCCTTTTGATCTGACCGCTGCTCTTGCTTTTTCCGCCGACTTCGAAGGTAATGGTTCCATCAACGAGGAAATCACCCTGATGTGGATAGTGAACTTCATGGGTATTCAGCAGTTGATTGGCCAGAAATGTTTCCCGCATGGTGCCGACATTGGCGGTTCCGCTCTTGAGAAGCGCCATCAGATTGGTGTTTTCCAGATACAATTTGTTTGGTTTTTGCAGGGCGCTGATTCTCGGAGCCTTTTTGTACAGGGCGTTGATCAGACCGGCATCCTGAAGATGGCGCAGGTAGTTGATCAGGGTATTGCGGTTAATGCCGATGCGCTCGCTGAGCTTGCTGATATTTGGCAAAAAAGGGGCGGATTCAGTAATCACTCCCATCAGTCTTTTCAACTTGGGCACATAAGCCATATCAACCGCCCGCAGCAGCGGTAACTCGAGTTCCAGGATCATGTTCACGGTCTCTTCCAGGCGGATCAGGTAGGTGTCCGGATCTTCCAGAAAATACGGGTAGTAGCCGCCCCGAA
It contains:
- a CDS encoding AAA family ATPase; the encoded protein is MDHLVEKFRRKVDRTRLDFVRGAMDVIPWQSRMVAIRGARGVGKTTLLLQYIKRQLPEQLDRTLYVSLDDLWFAGHSLTGLADEFVKKGGLYLFLDEVHKLPRWSRAIKNIYDDHPDLKIVFTGSSLLETLDARADLSRRAVVYNMAGLSFREYLNMQAGTDFSALTLAEILKKNETMSASIVRRIKPLRYFPGYLRGGYYPYFLEDPDTYLIRLEETVNMILELELPLLRAVDMAYVPKLKRLMGVITESAPFLPNISKLSERIGINRNTLINYLRHLQDAGLINALYKKAPRISALQKPNKLYLENTNLMALLKSGTANVGTMRETFLANQLLNTHEVHYPHQGDFLVDGTITFEVGGKSKSSGQIKRIDQAYIAADDIEYGHGKTIPLWLLGFLY